In Desulfosalsimonas propionicica, the following are encoded in one genomic region:
- a CDS encoding SHOCT domain-containing protein: MKRYMIAVLLVALFAAGCSSGGGWKDTDVARDKNVVVRLEQQMKNGQVVDQSYRHPAEINSFTMSWLLEDLRYMPQPSVIGRSSETQIFEQREIDRLAPALSKALASADSGQRVHFTSHNRAVELIFEKQRKTEGVMFVDQNGTLHIAFAWINAVIDVDGEPKGSRSSHRFDVLELRHADTEVIAPKPYMQVYQFEDGKSAPMRLAVNLEHLRAAVARQIGQETGMQYAAPSGSQQSDSFRQVQQPQQMQTRQPAQEVQPAPAPAPSPQDKEALRKEVKDQLEYLKEIYEEGLITEAEYEQQRKKALESLQ; this comes from the coding sequence ATGAAGCGATACATGATCGCGGTTTTACTGGTTGCATTGTTTGCAGCGGGCTGCAGTTCCGGCGGGGGATGGAAGGACACGGATGTGGCCAGGGACAAAAACGTGGTGGTCCGCCTGGAACAGCAGATGAAAAACGGGCAGGTGGTGGATCAGAGCTACAGGCACCCGGCGGAAATCAATTCGTTTACCATGAGCTGGCTGCTTGAAGATCTGCGCTACATGCCCCAGCCGTCAGTCATCGGCCGATCCAGTGAAACCCAGATTTTTGAGCAAAGGGAAATCGACCGTCTGGCCCCGGCGCTTTCCAAGGCTCTGGCTTCGGCGGATTCCGGCCAGCGGGTTCATTTTACCTCCCATAACCGGGCCGTTGAGCTGATCTTTGAAAAACAGCGCAAAACCGAAGGTGTGATGTTTGTGGATCAAAACGGCACTCTGCACATCGCCTTTGCCTGGATCAATGCGGTCATTGACGTGGATGGCGAGCCCAAGGGTTCAAGGTCCAGCCACCGGTTTGACGTGCTGGAACTCCGGCACGCAGACACCGAGGTGATCGCGCCCAAGCCTTACATGCAGGTATATCAGTTTGAAGACGGAAAATCAGCACCAATGCGCCTGGCTGTCAATCTCGAGCACCTCAGGGCAGCCGTTGCCCGGCAAATCGGCCAGGAGACCGGTATGCAGTATGCCGCACCCTCCGGATCGCAGCAGTCCGACTCTTTCCGGCAGGTCCAGCAGCCGCAGCAGATGCAGACCCGGCAGCCTGCGCAGGAGGTTCAGCCCGCGCCGGCACCAGCACCTTCCCCGCAGGACAAGGAAGCTCTTCGCAAGGAAGTCAAAGATCAGCTGGAATATTTAAAGGAGAT